One Tamlana carrageenivorans genomic region harbors:
- a CDS encoding ribonucleotide-diphosphate reductase subunit beta — protein sequence MEISHIIKRDYDTTPFVLKKITHAIEKAMLSVNHGTSEDAADISNKVLEALLARKELDARYVPTVEQVQDIVEDKLMGSAFHDAAKAYILYRDEQARKRQTNIFEKRINLKPYEYPDLYEYVNAIRHSYWIHSEFNFTSDIQDFKTGLSSVEKSAIKNTMLAISQIEVAVKTFWGDIYQKMPKPEIGSVGATFAESEVRHHDAYSHLLEILGLNSEFKSLKKKPVIMRRVHYLETALKNSKSENIQEYAESILLFSLFIEHVSLFSQFLIIMAFNKHKNMLKGISNVVEATSKEEQIHGDFGIDVINIIKKENPKWFGEEYNEKIQTICKEAFEAESDIIDWIFEEGELDFLPKDVINEFIKNRFNNSLESIGIGKVFTVNEKLLAETEWFDDEIIGTKHGDFFVKRSINYSKRTKSITSDDLF from the coding sequence ATGGAAATTTCCCACATTATTAAACGCGATTACGACACAACCCCTTTTGTGTTAAAAAAGATTACGCATGCCATTGAAAAGGCTATGCTCTCTGTAAATCATGGCACCAGTGAAGATGCCGCAGACATTTCAAACAAAGTATTAGAAGCTCTTTTAGCACGAAAAGAACTGGATGCCCGTTATGTACCTACTGTAGAGCAAGTTCAAGATATTGTTGAAGATAAATTGATGGGTAGTGCCTTTCATGATGCCGCAAAGGCTTACATATTATATCGCGACGAACAGGCTAGGAAACGCCAAACTAATATTTTTGAAAAACGTATTAATTTAAAGCCTTACGAATATCCAGATTTATATGAATATGTAAATGCTATTAGACATTCGTATTGGATCCATAGTGAATTTAATTTTACTAGCGATATTCAGGATTTTAAGACCGGACTAAGTTCGGTTGAAAAATCGGCTATAAAAAACACCATGTTAGCCATTTCACAAATTGAAGTTGCTGTAAAAACATTCTGGGGCGATATTTATCAAAAAATGCCAAAACCAGAAATTGGTTCTGTTGGAGCTACTTTTGCCGAAAGCGAAGTGCGTCATCATGATGCGTATTCTCATCTTCTTGAGATTTTAGGATTAAATTCTGAATTTAAATCTCTTAAAAAGAAGCCGGTAATTATGCGTCGCGTGCACTATTTAGAAACGGCACTTAAAAATTCTAAAAGTGAAAATATTCAGGAGTATGCTGAATCTATTTTGTTGTTTTCTTTATTTATTGAGCATGTGTCTCTATTCTCTCAGTTTTTAATCATTATGGCCTTCAATAAGCATAAAAATATGCTGAAGGGAATATCTAATGTGGTAGAAGCAACATCAAAAGAAGAACAAATTCATGGCGATTTCGGCATTGATGTTATCAATATTATAAAGAAAGAAAACCCGAAATGGTTTGGAGAAGAATACAACGAAAAAATCCAGACCATTTGCAAAGAAGCTTTTGAAGCCGAAAGCGATATCATCGATTGGATTTTTGAAGAAGGCGAGTTAGATTTCCTTCCAAAGGATGTTATAAACGAGTTTATTAAAAATCGTTTTAATAATTCTTTAGAAAGTATTGGTATAGGTAAGGTGTTTACTGTAAATGAAAAATTATTAGCAGAAACCGAATGGTTTGATGATGAAATTATTGGTACCAAACACGGCGATTTCTTCGTGAAACGCTCAATCAATTATAGTAAAAGAACAAAAAGTATAACCAGCGATGACCTATTTTAA
- a CDS encoding S41 family peptidase, which produces MAFQKKYLPLFIGAAIAAGIFIGGKLSFRDSPDRLFTTNSKKDKLNRLIDYIEYDYVDDVNTDSIVDVTVNGILDNLDPHSVYIPKEDMQRVTEEMKGDFVGIGVSFYTYKDSIAVIRAIEGGPSAKAGIKGGDRIIFADGDTLFGKNIEDGALVKKLKGPINSKVNLTVYRRGEPELLKFSVKRGHIPIKSVDAYYMLTDKLGYIKVNRFAESTYKEFRKGIQELEASGATEIALDLRGNPGGFLGIAEQIADEFLEDDKLILFTKNKRGDIEESFATSKGDFENGKVYVMIDENSASASEIVAGALQDNDIGTIVGRRSYGKGLVQREMDLGDGSAVRLTVSRYYTPTGRSIQRPYDHGNKDYYDEYFDRITSGELLDPEKIHVDDSLKFVTPGGKIVYGGGGIIPDVFVPIDSGMQNETLSFLLRRGFFGNFVFEELEKDRGRYEGVSRRDFIDSFEVGDDLVFAFQDYLNLRSDSKVTFVAYHDEVKQYIKATLADQLYGNGAFEEVYNQTDIMIEEVVRLSRGEVVEDVEEVDFESGG; this is translated from the coding sequence ATGGCTTTTCAAAAAAAATACCTTCCCTTGTTTATAGGTGCTGCAATTGCGGCAGGTATTTTTATTGGCGGAAAATTAAGTTTTAGAGATTCACCAGACCGTTTATTTACTACCAATAGTAAGAAAGATAAGCTTAACAGACTCATCGATTATATTGAGTACGATTATGTGGATGATGTTAATACCGATAGTATTGTTGATGTTACCGTTAACGGGATTCTTGATAATTTAGATCCGCATTCCGTGTATATCCCTAAGGAGGACATGCAGCGTGTTACCGAAGAAATGAAAGGTGATTTCGTGGGTATTGGTGTGAGTTTTTATACTTATAAAGATTCGATTGCTGTAATTCGTGCCATTGAAGGCGGGCCAAGTGCAAAAGCAGGGATAAAAGGGGGCGACCGTATTATTTTTGCCGATGGCGATACCTTATTTGGGAAAAATATTGAAGATGGCGCTCTGGTTAAAAAACTTAAAGGGCCTATAAACTCTAAAGTGAATTTAACGGTGTATCGACGTGGCGAACCCGAACTATTAAAATTTTCTGTAAAACGCGGTCATATTCCTATTAAAAGTGTGGATGCCTATTATATGCTTACCGACAAGCTGGGCTATATTAAGGTGAATCGCTTTGCCGAGTCTACCTATAAAGAATTTCGAAAAGGCATTCAAGAACTCGAGGCTTCTGGAGCGACCGAAATTGCTTTAGACTTACGAGGAAACCCTGGAGGTTTTTTAGGAATTGCCGAACAGATTGCTGATGAGTTTTTAGAGGATGATAAGCTTATTTTGTTTACTAAAAATAAACGCGGCGATATCGAGGAGAGTTTTGCAACCAGCAAAGGGGACTTTGAAAACGGAAAAGTTTATGTTATGATTGATGAAAACTCCGCTTCGGCAAGTGAGATTGTAGCAGGAGCTTTGCAAGATAACGATATAGGTACCATTGTTGGTCGTCGATCTTATGGTAAAGGATTGGTGCAGCGGGAAATGGATTTGGGAGATGGATCTGCGGTGCGTTTAACGGTTTCAAGATATTACACACCTACAGGACGTTCTATTCAGCGACCTTACGATCATGGTAATAAAGATTATTATGATGAGTATTTCGATAGAATTACTAGCGGAGAACTTTTAGATCCTGAGAAAATTCATGTCGACGATTCCTTAAAGTTTGTAACTCCAGGCGGAAAAATTGTGTACGGCGGCGGCGGTATTATCCCCGACGTTTTTGTGCCTATAGATAGTGGTATGCAAAATGAAACCCTTTCCTTTTTATTGCGTCGTGGCTTTTTTGGAAATTTTGTGTTTGAAGAGCTTGAAAAAGACCGTGGTCGATACGAAGGTGTTTCAAGACGTGATTTTATAGATAGTTTTGAAGTAGGAGATGACCTTGTGTTCGCTTTTCAGGATTATTTAAATCTGCGTTCCGATTCTAAAGTGACTTTCGTAGCCTATCACGATGAGGTGAAGCAATACATAAAAGCAACTTTAGCCGATCAACTTTATGGCAATGGGGCTTTTGAAGAGGTTTACAATCAAACCGATATCATGATTGAAGAGGTGGTGCGCTTGAGTCGTGGTGAAGTTGTTGAGGATGTTGAGGAAGTAGACTTTGAAAGCGGGGGGTAG
- a CDS encoding FAD-dependent oxidoreductase encodes MYDALIIGGGAAGLSCALVLGSAKNKAFASDKKIGIIVHQKTSHLQTALFNNVLGLTPGTTGESILEDGKNQLANLYPHVEQIDHEKVLSITKLNDAYSVTTNKNTYLTKIAVIAVGYTNLMTIEGLEPYIEAHPRAAAEKNRIWLKNTDHLIEENLYVAGTLAGWRSQFAIASGSGAHVATDILTLWNDGKHVKVHDKVAV; translated from the coding sequence ATGTACGACGCCCTTATTATTGGTGGTGGCGCTGCAGGTTTATCTTGCGCTTTAGTTTTAGGTTCTGCAAAAAACAAGGCTTTTGCTAGCGATAAAAAGATTGGTATTATCGTACACCAAAAAACATCGCATTTACAAACAGCCCTATTCAATAATGTTTTAGGACTAACCCCAGGAACCACTGGCGAAAGTATTTTAGAAGACGGCAAAAATCAACTCGCTAACTTATACCCACACGTTGAGCAAATTGACCACGAAAAGGTATTAAGCATTACCAAACTAAATGACGCATATAGCGTAACTACAAACAAAAACACATACCTCACCAAAATAGCGGTTATCGCTGTAGGCTATACCAACTTGATGACCATTGAAGGTTTGGAGCCGTATATTGAAGCCCACCCTAGAGCAGCAGCTGAAAAAAATCGTATTTGGCTAAAAAATACCGATCACCTTATTGAAGAAAACCTATATGTTGCTGGTACTTTAGCGGGTTGGCGCAGTCAGTTTGCCATAGCTTCAGGAAGTGGCGCTCATGTGGCTACCGATATTTTAACACTTTGGAATGACGGTAAACATGTGAAGGTTCATGATAAGGTTGCGGTGTGA
- a CDS encoding DUF3109 family protein gives MFQLGKTIVSEDVVKKDFLCNLSACKGACCIDGDAGAPLDAEEAKILDDIYPKVKPFLRQAGIDAIEAQGTYTETEDGDLETTLIDGADCAYVIFDDKNVALCAIEEAYNQGEITWKKPVSCHLYPVRVQDYSEFSAVNYHKWQICDDACALGQELQVPIYKFVKEGLIRKFGIDWYAELEKVAASM, from the coding sequence ATGTTTCAGTTAGGGAAAACGATTGTTTCAGAAGATGTAGTAAAGAAGGATTTTTTATGCAATTTGTCGGCTTGTAAAGGTGCTTGTTGTATAGATGGGGATGCAGGTGCGCCTCTGGATGCTGAGGAAGCTAAAATTCTGGATGATATCTATCCGAAAGTTAAACCTTTTTTGCGACAAGCAGGCATTGATGCTATTGAGGCCCAAGGTACTTATACCGAAACTGAAGATGGTGATTTAGAAACCACGTTAATTGATGGCGCAGATTGTGCTTATGTTATTTTTGATGACAAAAACGTGGCGCTTTGTGCTATTGAAGAAGCCTATAATCAAGGAGAGATTACTTGGAAAAAGCCAGTATCCTGTCATTTATATCCGGTAAGAGTTCAAGATTATTCCGAATTTTCGGCAGTTAATTATCATAAATGGCAAATTTGTGACGATGCCTGTGCTCTTGGCCAGGAGTTGCAAGTGCCCATCTATAAATTTGTAAAGGAAGGTCTGATTCGTAAATTTGGAATAGACTGGTATGCCGAATTGGAGAAGGTAGCTGCGTCTATGTAG
- a CDS encoding MarC family protein: MELKFNFKEIFTAFMILFAVIDIVGNIPIVIDLRKKAGQIQSEKASIIAGVILIMFLFLGKSILNLIGIDVNSFAVAGSFILFFIALEMILGITLYKQEEHDAMTTAVFPLAFPLIAGPGSLTTLLSLRAEFATENIIIAVLLNVIIIFIVLKTSAKIERLIGQNGINIIRKVFGVVLLAIAVKLFAHNIKALFELI, from the coding sequence ATGGAACTAAAATTCAATTTTAAAGAAATATTTACAGCATTCATGATTTTATTTGCTGTAATTGATATTGTTGGAAACATTCCCATTGTTATCGATTTACGAAAAAAAGCAGGACAAATTCAAAGTGAGAAGGCCTCGATTATTGCTGGAGTCATATTAATTATGTTCCTATTTCTAGGAAAAAGCATTTTAAACCTTATTGGTATCGATGTTAATTCGTTTGCTGTTGCTGGCTCCTTTATTCTATTTTTTATTGCTTTAGAAATGATTTTGGGTATCACCCTTTACAAACAAGAAGAACACGATGCCATGACAACCGCAGTTTTTCCTTTAGCATTCCCACTTATTGCTGGGCCAGGAAGTTTAACTACTCTACTGTCGCTACGTGCTGAGTTCGCTACCGAAAATATCATAATTGCCGTATTATTAAATGTTATCATTATCTTTATCGTGCTTAAAACATCGGCTAAGATCGAACGTTTAATAGGACAAAACGGTATCAACATTATTAGAAAAGTATTTGGTGTGGTACTACTAGCCATTGCTGTAAAATTATTTGCACATAACATTAAAGCCTTGTTTGAGCTTATTTAA
- a CDS encoding NAD-dependent epimerase/dehydratase family protein, translated as MSSKILIIGACGQIGSELTFKLRSIYGDDNVVASDISYSNLDIVNSGLFEIVDAKDYASVKTCVEKFNIDTVYLMAAMLSATGEKYPMEAWDLNMTSLFHVLNLAKDNFIKKVFWPSSIAVFGPTTPKEYTPQYTIMEPTTVYGMTKQVGERWCEYYFNKYQVDVRSLRYPGIISWKTLPGGGTTDYAVEIYHEAIKNKSYECFLKDESELPMMFMDDAIKATVDIMQAKAEDIKIRSSYNLAAVSFTPEDITESIKKQIPEFEISYKPDYRQDIANSWPKSINDSYARQDWKWKHQFSLDDITEEMLSQLRKKYN; from the coding sequence TTGAGCTCTAAAATACTAATTATTGGTGCCTGTGGGCAAATTGGATCCGAATTAACTTTTAAGTTGCGAAGCATTTACGGCGATGATAATGTGGTGGCTAGTGATATAAGTTACAGTAACTTAGATATTGTTAATTCAGGACTGTTCGAAATTGTTGATGCCAAAGATTATGCAAGCGTAAAAACATGTGTTGAAAAGTTTAATATTGATACCGTTTATTTAATGGCCGCGATGTTAAGTGCAACAGGGGAAAAATACCCTATGGAAGCCTGGGACTTAAATATGACCTCATTATTTCATGTGTTAAACTTAGCTAAAGATAATTTTATAAAAAAAGTATTTTGGCCTTCCAGTATTGCTGTTTTTGGACCAACAACACCTAAAGAGTACACACCGCAATATACCATAATGGAGCCAACAACGGTTTATGGTATGACCAAGCAAGTTGGCGAGCGCTGGTGTGAATATTATTTCAATAAATATCAGGTAGATGTAAGAAGTTTGCGTTACCCGGGTATTATCAGTTGGAAAACTTTGCCAGGAGGTGGAACTACCGATTATGCGGTGGAAATCTACCACGAAGCCATTAAAAACAAATCTTACGAATGTTTTTTAAAAGATGAAAGTGAATTGCCTATGATGTTTATGGATGATGCTATTAAAGCTACTGTGGATATTATGCAAGCTAAAGCAGAAGATATTAAAATCCGTTCTTCCTATAATTTGGCGGCAGTAAGTTTTACACCAGAAGACATTACTGAATCTATCAAAAAACAAATTCCTGAGTTTGAAATATCTTATAAACCGGATTACAGACAGGATATCGCCAACAGTTGGCCAAAAAGTATTAACGACTCTTATGCGAGACAAGATTGGAAATGGAAACATCAATTTTCTTTAGATGATATTACCGAAGAGATGTTGTCGCAACTCCGCAAGAAATATAATTAA
- a CDS encoding deoxycytidylate deaminase: MPEHKQLKYDKAYLRIAQEWGKLSYCNRRQVGAIIVKDRMIISDGYNGTPSGFENFCEDDEGYTKWYVLHAEANAILKVAASTQSCKGATLYITMSPCKECSKLIHQAGIVKVVYHEAYKDDSGLKFLEKAGIKLKRIEDLKA; this comes from the coding sequence ATGCCAGAACACAAACAATTAAAGTACGACAAAGCGTATTTGCGCATTGCTCAGGAGTGGGGAAAGTTGTCGTATTGTAATCGCCGACAAGTAGGAGCGATTATCGTGAAAGATCGCATGATTATTTCCGACGGATATAATGGAACACCTTCCGGATTTGAAAATTTTTGCGAAGATGACGAAGGTTACACCAAATGGTATGTATTACATGCCGAAGCCAATGCCATTCTAAAAGTAGCGGCTTCAACACAATCTTGTAAAGGTGCTACCTTATATATTACCATGTCGCCTTGCAAAGAGTGTAGTAAACTTATCCACCAAGCAGGCATTGTAAAAGTGGTGTATCACGAAGCTTATAAGGATGACTCCGGATTGAAATTCTTAGAAAAGGCTGGTATAAAACTTAAAAGAATAGAAGATTTAAAAGCATAG
- a CDS encoding HupE/UreJ family protein, with product MLENFWFHVEYGINHVLDINAYDHVLFLIVLAVPYLFKDWKRVLLLVTMFTLGHTLSLILASYGVVSINASIVEFLIPITILIIALFNVFTAGKGAQKEKVGVLFLSTLFFGLIHGLGFAREFRILLGDSDSKLLLLFEFAMGIEIAQVIIVFLVLFLGYLVQTIFRFSMRDWVMVISAIVVGLVIPMILNSDFLA from the coding sequence ATGCTTGAAAATTTCTGGTTTCACGTGGAATATGGTATCAACCATGTGCTTGATATTAATGCTTACGATCATGTTTTATTTTTAATCGTATTGGCTGTGCCGTATTTGTTTAAAGATTGGAAGCGTGTATTGCTTTTGGTAACCATGTTTACCTTAGGTCATACTTTGTCTTTAATTTTAGCAAGCTATGGGGTGGTAAGTATAAATGCTAGTATAGTAGAATTTTTAATTCCTATTACCATTTTAATTATTGCACTATTTAATGTGTTTACTGCTGGAAAAGGAGCGCAAAAAGAAAAGGTTGGTGTCTTGTTTTTGTCGACCTTATTTTTTGGTTTAATTCACGGATTAGGTTTTGCTAGAGAGTTTAGAATTCTTTTAGGGGATTCGGATAGTAAATTATTGCTGCTTTTTGAGTTTGCCATGGGTATTGAAATCGCTCAAGTAATTATCGTGTTTTTAGTCCTGTTTTTGGGGTATTTAGTACAAACCATTTTCAGGTTTTCTATGCGTGATTGGGTTATGGTTATTTCGGCTATTGTTGTTGGCTTGGTTATTCCTATGATCTTGAATAGCGATTTTTTAGCTTAA